A window of Hordeum vulgare subsp. vulgare chromosome 5H, MorexV3_pseudomolecules_assembly, whole genome shotgun sequence genomic DNA:
TTGAGAAAGGTGTCTCGGTGCAACGTGCAAAGCAACTATCCGTCAGTACAGTCCGCAGAGTTTTTGTACAGAAGAAGCAAAGCGTGCGCTCACCTGACAAGATGTTGAACGCCGGCCGCCGCTCGTCGATGGTCAACCCAGTCGGCCCGACGGACCCCGTCCAGCCGGCCAAGATGTTCACCCCCGGTCCGATCACGTCCGGCTTCAGCAGCTGCGCCACCTGCCTGTTCGGCCCACGGGAGCTAAACGCGGCCACCACCGGCGCCGGGTGCACGTCCACAGCGGTGCCGCCGAAACTCAACGCCACCTCCGCGCCGGCGTCCGACTCCACGTACGCCCTTATGGCGTCGCCGCTCTTGGCGCCGACGGCCACGGCGGGGAGCAAGTGGCTGTCCGCCACGATCTCCTCGCCGCTCTGCCCGGTGTTCGCGAGCACCATCCCGACGCCGCCGGCCAGCTTCACCACCTGCCCCTTCTCCACCCGCGAGTTCCCGCCGCGGTCGCAAAGGACCACCTTGCCCTTCACCGCCCCCGCGTCCAGCGTGCCCGACATGCAGAGTTTGCTGGCGTTGCTGCCCGCGCGGATGCCTTTGTTGTACACGAGAGGCAACTTGTCGTCACCCAGACCATCGCCGGAGTAGAGCGACATGCCGGCATGGGTCTCGCCGTTGCCGAGCTTCGCGTACGCCGGGAAGTTCCGGTCGAGCGTGCCGGCTCCGACGGTGATGATCCACGGGGCAGTGTTCACCAGCGACGACGGCGCCGGCCCGCTGTTCCCCGCGGAGCACGCGACGACGATGCCGCGGCGGGTGGCCGCCAGCGCGCCGACGGCGATGGGGTCGCGGGAGAGTGGGTACGAGCCGCCTCCCAGCGACAGCGACAGCACGTCGACTCCGTCCTCGATGGCCTGTTCCATGCCAGCCAGTATGTCCGAGCTGAAGCATCCCTGCCTCCAGCACACCTTGTACGCCGCGACGCGCGCCCCGGGAGCCATGCCCCTCGCCGTGCCGTGCGCGTACCCGAGGAGGCTCGCATCGGCCACCACGGCCCCCGCCGCCGTGGACGCCGTGTGGGTGCCGTGCCCGTCGTGGTCCCTCGGCGACGAGAGCTCGGTGGTTCCGTGGGAGGAGCCGTTCCTGCCGCCCGCCCCGAAGCCCCGGAAGAAGCCGCGCGCGCCGATGAGCTTCCGGTTGCACATCGAGGAGGGGAAGTCGGTGGCATTGGTCTCGCAGCTCCCGCGCCACCGCGACGGCACGGGGCCCATGCCGGCATCGACGAAGCTGGGGCTCTCGGGCCAGACGCCAGTGTCGAGCACCCCGACGATGACATCGGAGCTTCCACCGTCCGCGTTCGGAGCCGGACCACTGTACGGCGGGAGGTGGAGGAACGAAGGCGAGCGCGTGGTGTGGAGCGGGTGCAGGACGTCCTCGTGCACCGACGCGACGGCGGGATGGGCGCGGAGCTCCGCGACGTGGGACGGGAGGAGGCGCGCGGCGAAGGCAGACGGCGCGGCCGTGGTGTAGGAGTAGAGGAGGTGGCGCTCGGGGTCGACGGAGAGCGCGTCGAGGTGCGCGTGGTGCCATTGGAGGTGCGTGGCGTACGGCGACGGCTTGAGCGCGGGGTTCAGGTAGACAATGTAGGTCGCCGCGGCGCCTTCATCCCCGAGcgcggacgaggacgaggaggcgaGGCAGACGATGAGGAGGAGCACGACGAGGGGTGGTTGCTGCATGGCGCGTTCGGGCCTCGCAGCGTGTACGTACGTGGGGGTGGGGCGTGTGGGAGTGGTGcgggtgacaagtgacaacaaaccgTCGGGGCGTCCGATTCAAATATAGAACCAAGTGGCCGCGTACCAACTTCCCGCTAACGCTAATGGAAGACGTTGATTTCCCTGTGCGTAACCTAATTCCTCTGCACGTACGTACGCCATTAGTAACCTAAATTCTTGGCGTCCACATGTCACGGCCGTAACACGGAATCAGCAATCAGTGTCGCCAACGCCACCGAAGAAAGATGTCTGCAGTACGTGTAACGTTCCTGGCATTACGTTGGTGTCAGCGTCAAACTTTCCCGCAGTGCGCGCCGACTGCACGTCGCGAGAGTTGCACGACGAACAGTGTGGCAGTACTGTGGTGGGGGGGCACAAAAGCGCACCGATCGATCAGGCATCAAGCACGGCCCGGCAGTGCATGATGCGTGTCTGCGTCCGGCCTCCTCCGTGCCCATTATTCCGCCGGTCGACCGGCCCCGTCTTTCCAAGCGGCGCGCCCCATGGCCGTGCACGTACGCGCGCGAAGTCCCCCGCCGCGGGCCAGTGGTGGAGCGGAGGCTGTGTGCGTTCATGGGGCGCACCGGGGGGGCGAGCGAGCACGCGCGGTGGGCGAGAGTAGCTCGATGATCGCGCGTGGCCGGTGCGTGCCACTGTGATCCGATCCGGCGATCGCGTGCCTTTCGACCGTTCCGCTTTCTAATACTGCGTCGCCCATGCCTCCACTTTCTCGGGCGGAGCATCGCCGTGTGGCTCGCCATGGAAGCTAGCTGGATTCCGTCGAGAAAGCCACTAAGCCAGTGAAAGTCGTCGACGCACTTCCTCAGCCGTCTGCTCCTATGAATGACTGAATCAATAGTCGCCAGCTTATGGAAGCCAAATCACTTGTCAGTGCTTCCTCTTGATCTTGAACTACCAAAGGGGTCCTATCGAGATCGTGGCTTAGTAACTTTGTTGTCACTTTGTACGTGCTATGCCACTTGACTTTGCAGAGtaggagcatctctagtagagccctcaaacccaCAAAATCTTAAAAATAAGGGctttttttttacagttttcatcggaaaaacggcgtagactagaacgcttaaacccttaaacccgtaaaaaaaattagaggtccaaccctcaaacctcttcccagcctgtagaagtgagggttgggagggaaaacttcccccaacccgcactccacttCACACATCGCGCGGGAGGGAAAAACTGCCCCGCCTCCCAGCTCCTATCGCGTCCGGCCGCCGCCACGGAGGCAGCCGCGCCCCGCCAGCTGCCCTGCCCGCCCCGCCCGCCGCCCCGCCCGCCCCGGCCGCGcccgccccgcccgccgccgctcatcccgccccgccgcctcccctcgcATCCCGTCGCCGCGCTCTCCCTCGCCCCCCGCAGTTTTCGGAGGCGGGAGGCTCCTGCGCGCCTCGCGGCCGTCGCCTCTCCACCAATGGCGCCGCTCCCGCGCCGGCGGGGCAGCAACAGTACGGCCGGGAGTACTTCCCGCTGGCTGCCGTCGTCGGTCAGGTGAGGAGATTTCCTTCGGACGATTAATCGCAGCATTTAATTACAATTGTTCGGGGAAACTTCGCTGCTGCTCGGGGCGATTGATAGATGGGAGGACCATTTGGCTGACCAAGTGCAATATGATGCCGATGGTAATGTCAAATGTGAGATTGTCAAAGCACCTTTTGTGCACCATTTAACTGCATATTGTTGAGTAAACAAGGTAGGCATATATGAGACAGGAAACACAAAGGATGCATGTCACTCATCCATTTGGCATATATAGACAGGAAACTACTGTATTCTCTTGTTGATCTCTGCATTTATGGATGTATAATAGATCTATAATAGTTTCATATTTTTGGAGTCCTACAGGCAACAACCAAAGTATCTATTGAAATCAATGACAATAGCATcgggaagaaaaaagaatcagtaACAAATAAAAACCGTTTATCTTCCAGAAGAGACGTTTAAAACCAAGTTAGATACTATTTATTATGTGTTTGAAAGTATTATTCGGTGTTATTGAGATGATGAAAATTGTGATATGttaaatgacagttttaagggttggggttggggcaaagactagaaccctcaaacctaacccttataacggaacaatgacagttttaagggttggggttggggcaaagactagaaccctcaaacccaacccttataacggaatattccgttataagggttaggtttgagggttctagtctttgcccctgtttttcaacccttaaaagtgtcaaaaatgggcaattctcaaccctttaAACGGGTTtgagatttaagggtttgagggttctactagagatgctctaagagcatcttcaCCCGTTTGCCCCCCAGTGCATCCGGCGTAGCCACTAAGAGCAtgtctagtagagccctcaaacgcttaaatctaaaaccagttttaagggttgagaattggtcATTTTTGAcatttttaagggttgaaaaacagaggtaaagactagaaccctcaaacccaacccttataacggaatattccgttataagggttgggtttgagggttctagtctttgccccaaccccaacccttaaaactgtcatttaaCATATCACAATTTTCATCATCTCAATAACACCGAATAGTACTTTCAAACACATAATAAACAGGGGCAAACACCTCTTGTAGCATTTCCCCTCCCACCTCCTGTAGCATTTCCTCTACCACCTCCTCTAGCTTGCCTCTTCCTGCCTCTTGTATTATCACTTGTTTGGTGGCTGGATTGAGGCACATCCTCTGGAATATCTTCAGTAACACCCCTCCTCCTACCTCTTCCACTTGCCATGGCAGTTGTCACTCTTGGTGGAGGAATGCTAGCTCTAGCTTGTGTAACAAATGAAGATTCAGGAAGAGGAGCATGGTCCATGACTGGTTGATATCACATCCTCTCCTGTATATTGCAAACAATGCTTGAGAGTAGAGTTGAATATAAAGATGCCTCAAATATGAACATAGCAGGTTCAGAAGTTTACCATTTGCTGCATGAGGTAAACCATTGATCCTGGTGTTTGAGATGGATCCATAGATGGATGTACTGTGTGTGGCATGATGTTCTGCAAATATAACGATTAGCAATTGCACAATTGATAAACCTCTGTCACAATATGTAGCAGGACATATTTAACTTACTGAAATTATGGATGGATCATCAAACTCCTCTTCTGAATCATCATCTGTAGCTCTTTCCCCGAAAAACCATCCCCAAATAACCTCCTAGACCTCCTCTTATTTGGCACACTTCTCTCCTCGGGACAGCGATATTGCTCTTTTCCCTTGCTTTCTTTTCCTGGAGTAATGACCTTTGAAAGTACAGGAACTCCATCAAGTAAAAAATCATCTCTGAGAGCACTGTCAAGTCTCTCTCCATGGTCTACAATCAGTAACAAGTTCTTGTGCTCTGTAGTTACTGCTATCATTGCAAGGATATCTGCATCACATGTCAAATTTCTTAGCCCATCAACCAATGTCTTTCCAGGCTGACACCAGTATACGTCAAGCTTCAAACAATCTCTGTCATAACCTAGCTGATGCAAAAAGTCATCAATCCATAACAAGGACCATGTATCACTGTCACAGTTGTCAAACCATGCAACTTCATAATCCAtgtaggtgttgttgttgtcagttcAACCGAGAAAAGACCATCAAAAGCATCTGAAACATCAGCGCACACCAGAAACTTACAAATTGCAGGCTTTTAACAGAAGGCGAAATCAATCTTAACCCTACCGCGAACACGGGAAAGCTGGGTCGAGAAAGGCGAGGTGGTTCTCATCGTAAGGAGGGGCTGCATCTCCAGGAGCACGCCGGTGGGGCTCCGCCATCCTCGCCGACGGTGATCAATGCGATCGCCACGATCCACAGGGGCGGCGCCTTCACACGATCAGAAGGGAGAGACAGGAGGAGGAGCGCTCGAGGCAGACGAACAGGCAACATGAGGTGATATGGAAAAAGCTGTGCGGGTTGCCCTGTCCCGCCGAGCCAGGAGCTTTTTTGAGCGAGAAACATTAGTCCAAGGTTTTTTTTGGAAAAAGGCCAGCGGCGGAACGGGCACACGCCTCTCTAGTGGCTAACAAGGGGCCCCACGCCACACTGTCAAGCCCAGTCAACAGCGAATCCGTAGACAAACGTGTTTGGCATCGTATTTGAACCAAATTGCCAAGTTTTAGCACTCATTACGTGTATTTTACAAGTTGAGGCACCAAACTGAACATCCAGGACAAGTTTTGGCACCACCAGTGATATTACCTCAAAATTTAGAGTTTTCTTTCCCGCTATAAAAAAGACGCATGTTCGGCGACCATCATGCCACAGGTCGACGATCACCATCACAGGTCGGCGATCATCGTGCCAATAGTTCGGCTACCAAAAAGGCGGGAGCCGCACACATAGAACTCAAATGACAAGCTCATCATCTCCTGCAGGTGCGGAAGAGGTCAGCGTACGCGTCGGGGTCGCAGTGCTCAACGTTGGCGTGCCGGCCATCAGCGTTCGTGATGTGGTCGCATTCGGCGGTGACCTATCCCGGCATGAGGTTCAAGATGAGGTTCCGCTCCGCCGAGTACCACGCCTTCATCTATGGGTCCATCATCGCCGTGTCACCTCCTCCCATCAGGAACGCCAAGTCGACATTGTGCTTCTTCGCCACCACGTTGGTCCTGAGAAGGTCGAGCTTGGCGTCTTGCTTCGTCATCAACGATGACCACCTCACCACGAACTTCTTCTCCCTCATGGCAGAGTGGCTCTTGGCGTCAGCGATGCATTGTTCGATCTACGCCTGCAGCCATTCGGGAGTTAGTGCCGAGTCTCTCGCTTTCTTCACCTTTTTGTTGCTATCAGGCCACCCTTCTACTGCCCCCGAGACAGGCGCGTCCGGGTTGTACACGTCGTCCTTGGCCTTGGCGAGAGAGACCAGACCTCCGCCCATTTCTCGCACTCGATCCTGGTGAACACGTGAAGGAATTTGAAGTCGGCATCGGTGCCGCTGTCCCCGTGGAACATCTCAAACATTCGGACCATGTGCACAAACGAAGAAGTGGTGTCGGCAAAAAAAGTCAAGGATCACGGACCGGCGAGCCAGGACATACGTGTCGTTCGACGTTTGCGCCGCTCTCCGAGCAAGCCATGACCTCTTCCTGAATCCCATGGCACTTGTTGCATGCTAGTTGGATGCTCGCCCAATGGTTGGACATGTCCCTTGTCTCCGCGCTCCATGTGTATGTCGGCGAACTCGGGGTTGACCAACTTGCGCTCGTCGAACACTATCTTGATCCTTCTCCAATACGTATTGGTGTTCTGGTTTGTGCCGGTGATCGGGTCCATGCTGACAGTCTTCCATGCTTCGGCGAGGCACTCGTCTTCCTTCGTCGTCCACTTGATGCGGGGCTCGACAGCTTCCCGTTGGCCGcctgtttcttcttctttctcccctTGCCCCTCGCCGGTTATGGCTCCGTCGgttcttcctcctccacctcctccaccagcaCTTCATCGTCCATGTCGTCGCCGATGTCCAACATTCCTCTTGCGTGTCGTACCTTGGGCACGAAGCGGCTGCTGCTGAGCTGTTGTTGATGATCTCCTCCATCTCGGCATTGGCGTTGCTGAACTGTAGCGCCGAACCCGGCACAAAAGGGAGGGGACCACGACACAGACCCGTCATAGACGAACCCGAGTACATCGGCGACTAGCTATACTAGGTGTTGTGGCCGGTGGTGAACGTGGAAGGCGTGCGCGGGAAGGTGGTTTTGGGGTTGAAGCTACTGAGAGCGTCGTCGTCGACATATTCGAGCGGGGAGGGCGCGTAGCCCCACACTGACGACAAGAAGTTTGGCGACATGAAGTTGGCTGGTGACGCGATGCTCTGATGGCTACCCCACACGCCTTGTGGAAACGGGTCTGTCTGTAGAGGAGGAAAGATCGACCGCTCGTTCGCCATGGACGAGCGAGACGACGTCTCCTGCCCCGCCACCGCATCCCGGGCTATCTTCATGGTGAGCCTGTTCCGCCAATCGGTGGTCATCGTGCTCACCGATTAATGCCGGCCTTCCACTCGCGTTCGTCAAGACTGTTGGCCTTGATATCGACGCCCTCAGCTTCCTAGCCTTTGGTGCGGCAGGTTCGATGGCTTGGCGAGGGGCAGCGTACTTTTTCGGCGGCATAGCAGGGGAGTGAAGAGGGAGATAATGGCGGGAACAACGGTGAGTGATGTGGATGATGGGGAGGAAAAGGAGGGAAAAGACAGAAACGGTAGGAAAATCGACTATTGTCGCCGATAGTGCGACccagtgaaagcacatatgctcccttggtgtttttgataattcatgacaacatacattatctcttcgactcacacttttacctagtatatttcaggtattgtCCACACAgatcattggctaaaggattatgaggagacatcccttgatgcaaggaaaggaataggattggccaagcatcaagcaagaggactctacattttgtacttgtgagaaatcatttttgagtccataggaaagccaataggcccaatactattaaaaggggtgatgtatctatgatgaattggtggcTCAAGTACTtatagatagccaccaaaaatactcagcaatTATCTCACaaaatctctgtccaaagcctatacatcaaaaatcggtgccaccaagaattccatttcggtcctaccgattttccacacacagaacctttgccaaaccctaatatctcggtaccaccaactttcactttggtgccaccgaaaTTCATTGACCAACTTTCTAGTCTGTCGATTTCAAGAAGCAGAATTTTCgagttttgaaatcggtctcaccgagatttggaaactacctCAGGTCACCAtaacggtaccaccaagattatcatatcggtctcaccgagaattcaaaagttgcaacatttagtgcaactaggtaccatcgagattcatgtcggtgtcaccgagttaggCAATAATGTGAAgatctacttcgtgaagatctatccggagtgaggctagtcctgtgtggacgtaagccatgatggaatagacaaggccacttattTGTGGACCCCTTCTggatggagccctccatggactctcgtggtcgttacccttcgtggattgaagtctccactaatgtggacggaggatagcaccacctatcagaaccatgccaaaaatcaccgtgtccatCTTTGTGTTTAATCTTCctcaactctactccttacttacatgtgcaatgtctttactttcgatgacatatatgttgactagcatgtgcagggtgcactagacttgttagaattgctaaaatctgccaaccattaaaattgggaaaaggctaggatttaatgtcaagtagtctattcaccccctctatacATCCTTTCTAGTGATCcaacaattggtattagagcattgGTCTTCATAGCCTTGGTTTAattaccattggaggaagatggatgtgtcaAGTTTGGGGAATCTCAGCTGTAGAGTGCCtgttctcaatggggagtattatagaaaatggaaagatgaaatgcttgatatcttTGATGAATTCGATTTGAGCAAGTATGTTGAACATCCCTATGAGCATAGCATTGAttccttacatccttctcatcatgatgaagttaatatgccCAGCAATGTTAAAATTgttaatctcatcattagagTACTGC
This region includes:
- the LOC123398397 gene encoding subtilisin-like protease SBT1.8, with protein sequence MQQPPLVVLLLIVCLASSSSSALGDEGAAATYIVYLNPALKPSPYATHLQWHHAHLDALSVDPERHLLYSYTTAAPSAFAARLLPSHVAELRAHPAVASVHEDVLHPLHTTRSPSFLHLPPYSGPAPNADGGSSDVIVGVLDTGVWPESPSFVDAGMGPVPSRWRGSCETNATDFPSSMCNRKLIGARGFFRGFGAGGRNGSSHGTTELSSPRDHDGHGTHTASTAAGAVVADASLLGYAHGTARGMAPGARVAAYKVCWRQGCFSSDILAGMEQAIEDGVDVLSLSLGGGSYPLSRDPIAVGALAATRRGIVVACSAGNSGPAPSSLVNTAPWIITVGAGTLDRNFPAYAKLGNGETHAGMSLYSGDGLGDDKLPLVYNKGIRAGSNASKLCMSGTLDAGAVKGKVVLCDRGGNSRVEKGQVVKLAGGVGMVLANTGQSGEEIVADSHLLPAVAVGAKSGDAIRAYVESDAGAEVALSFGGTAVDVHPAPVVAAFSSRGPNRQVAQLLKPDVIGPGVNILAGWTGSVGPTGLTIDERRPAFNILSGTSMSCPHISGLAAFVKAAHPDWSPSAIKSALMTTAYTVDNTGSPLLDAAGANATATATPWSFGSGHVDPVKALSPGLVYDTSIDDYVAFLCTVGGASPRQVQAVTGAPNATCQRKLSSPGDLNYPSFSVVFGLRKSRTTVRYHRELTNVGAAGSVYAAKVTGPPSIVVSVKPARLVFKKAGDKLRYTVAFKSTAQGGPTDAAFGWLTWSSGEQDVRSPISYTWGM